In the genome of Raphanus sativus cultivar WK10039 chromosome 4, ASM80110v3, whole genome shotgun sequence, one region contains:
- the LOC108853944 gene encoding ent-kaurene oxidase, chloroplastic: MNVYIHQFLLFHINHTTSSMPSMISLLLGFVVSSFLFIFLFKKLLSRHNMSEVSRLPSVPVVPGLPLIGNLLQLKEKKPHKTFTRWSELYGPIYSIKMGSSSLVVLNSTETAKEAMVTRFPSISTRKLSNALTVLTCNKSMVATSDYDDFHKLVKRCILNGLLGANAQKRKRHYRDALIENVTSKLHAHTRDHPQEPVNFRAIFEHELFGVALKQAFGKDVESIHVDELGETLSREEIFKVLVHDMMEGAIDVDWRDFFPYLKWIPNNSFEARIQQKHKRRLAVMNALIQDRLKQNDSDISKTFKQDDDCYLNYLMSEGKTLTKEQIAILVWETIIETADTTLVTTEWAIYELAKHQSVQDRLCEEIKSVCGGEKISEEKLPLLPYVNAIFHETLRKYSPAPLVPIRYAHEDTEIGGYYIPAGSEIAINIYGCNMDKKRWGRAEEWWPERFLDDRYELSDLHKTMAFGAGKRVCAGALQASLMAGIAIGRLVQEFEWKLRDGEEENVDTYGLTSQKLYPLMAIINPRSSSS, encoded by the exons ATGAATGTATATATTCATCAGTTTCTTCTCTTTCATATCAATCACACTACTTCTTCCATGCCCTCCATGATCTCTCTTCTCCTTGGCTTTGTTGTCTCTtccttcctcttcatcttcttatTCAAGAAACTACTGTCCAGACACAACATGTCTGAAGTTTCTAGGCTCCCCTCTGTCCCAG TGGTGCCAGGGCTTCCGTTGATTGGGAACTTGCTGCAACTAAAAGAGAAGAAACCACACAAGACTTTCACTAGATGGTCTGAGCTTTATGGTCCTATTTACTCTATCAAGATGGGCTCTTCCTCCCTTGTTGTCCTTAATTCAACCGAAACCGCCAAAGAG GCGATGGTGACTAGGTTTCCATCAATCTCAACAAGAAAGCTATCAAACGCCTTAACAGTCCTCACTTGCAACAAATCTATGGTTGCTACAAGTGATTATGATGACTTCCATAAATTAGTGAAACGCTGCATCTTAAATGGCCTATTAGGTGCAAATGCACAG aaACGAAAGAGGCACTACAGAGATGCTCTCATTGAAAACGTGACTTCCAAGCTCCACGCACACACGAGAGACCACCCACAAGAGCCTGTAAACTTCAGAGCTATCTTCGAACATGAGCTTTTTGGAGTAGCCTTGAAGCAA GCTTTTGGGAAAGATGTTGAATCCATTCACGTGGATGAACTCGGTGAGACTTTGTCTAGAGAAGAGATCTTCAAAGTTTTGGTACACGACATGATGGAAGGTGCAATtgatgttgattggagagaCTTTTTCCCATACTTGAAATGGATTCCTAACAATAGTTTTGAAGCAAGAATCCAGCAGAAGCATAAACGCAGACTCGCCGTAATGAACGCTCTCATTCAAGATAGATTAAAGCAGAATGATTCAGACATCTCTAAAACTTTCAAACAGGACGATGATTGCTATCTCAACTATTTGATGTCTGAAGGGAAGACGCTAACAAAGGAGCAGATTGCAATCTTGGTTTGGGAGACGATTATCGAAACGGCCGACACTACTCTGGTCACAACCGAATGGGCTATCTACGAACTTGCAAAGCATCAGAGTGTTCAAGATCGTCTGTGTGAAGAAATCAAAAGCGTCTGTGGAGGAGAAAAGATCAGTGAAGAGAAGCTGCCTCTGCTTCCTTATGTCAATGCAATCTTCCATGAAACGCTTAGGAAGTACAGTCCTGCTCCTCTAGTTCCCATTCGCTATGCTCATGAAGATACCGAGATAGGAGGCTATTATATCCCTGCGGGAAGTGAGATAGCAATAAATATCTATGGATGCAACATGGATAAGAAGCGTTGGGGGAGGGCAGAGGAGTGGTGGCCTGAGAGGTTCTTGGATGACAGATACGAGTTGTCTGATCTTCACAAGACGATGGCGTTTGGAGCGGGGAAGAGGGTTTGCGCTGGTGCACTTCAAGCGTCTCTCATGGCAGGGATTGCTATTGGGAGATTAGTTCAAGAGTTTGAATGGAAGCTTAGAGATGGTGAAGAAGAGAATGTTGATACCTATGGTTTGACCTCTCAGAAGCTATATCCTCTCATGGCTATTATCAATCCAAGGTCTTCCTCTTCTTAA
- the LOC108836651 gene encoding NADP-dependent malic enzyme 3 — protein sequence MAQISDDYVSENRSGGGGGGGGGISDVYGEDLATLDQLVTPWVTSVASGYTLMRDPRYNKGLAFTDKERDAHYLTGLLPPVILSQDVQEKKMMHNLRQYPVPLHRYVALMDLQERNERLFYKLLIDNVEELLPVVYTPTVGEACQKYGSIYRRPQGLYISLKEKGKILEVLKNWPQRGIQVIVVTDGERILGLGDLGCQGMGIPVGKLSLYTALGGIRPSACLPITIDVGTNNEKLLNDEFYIGLKQNRATGEEYAEFLHEFMCAVKQNYGEKVLVQFEDFANHHAFELLSKYCSSHLVFNDDIQGTASVVLAGLIAAQKVLGKSLADHTFLFLGAGEAGTGIAELIALKISKETGTPIDETRKKIWLVDSKGLIVSSRMESLQHFKKPWAHDHEPVKELLGAVNAIKPTVLIGTSGVGKTFTKEVVEAMATFNETPLILALSNPTSQAECTAEQAYTWTEGRAIFASGSPFAPVEYEGKTFFPGQANNCYIFPGLGLGLIMSGAIRVRDDMLLAASEALASQVTEENFADGLIYPPFTNIRKISANIAASVGAKTYELGLASNLPRPKDLVKMAESCMYSPVYRNFR from the exons atggctCAGATCTCCGACGACTACGTCTCCGAGAACAGgtccggcggcggcggcggcggcggcggcggcatTTCGGATGTCTACGGTGAGGATCTCGCTACATTGGATCAGCTCGTCACCCCTTGGGTTACCTCCGTCGCCAG TGGGTATACATTGATGCGTGACCCGAGATACAACAAGGGACTTGCATTCACTGATAAAGAGAGAGACGCTCATTACTTAActggtcttcttcctcctgTCATCTTATCTCAAGATGTTCag gagaagaagatgatgcaTAACCTCCGTCAGTACCCTGTTCCTCTCCACCGTTACGTCGCCCTCATGGATCTTCAG GAGAGGAACGAGAGGTTGTTTTACAAGCTTCTGATTGACAATGTGGAGGAGTTGCTTCCGGTTGTGTACACCCCCACGGTGGGTGAGGCTTGTCAGAAGTATGGGAGCATTTACAGGAGGCCTCAAGGTCTTTACATCAGTTTGAAAGAGAA GGGAAAGATTCTTGAAGTGTTGAAGAACTGGCCACAGAGAGGGATTCAGGTTATTGTTGTCACTGATGGTGAGCGTATACTCGGTCTTGGAGATCTTGGTTGCCAG GGAATGGGAATCCCCGTGGGCAAGCTTTCTCTTTACACAGCGTTGGGAGGGATCCGTCCATCGGCT TGCCTTCCAATCACAATTGATGTGGGTACAAACAACGAGAAGCTCCTGAACGATGAGTTTTACATTGGACTTAAACAGAACAGGGCAACTGGCGAG GAATACGCAGAGTTTCTGCACGAGTTCATGTGTGCTGTTAAACAGAACTATGGAGAAAAAGTGTTGGTGCAG TTTGAAGATTTCGCAAACCACCACGCGTTTGAGCTTCTCTCCAAGTATTGCTCCAGTCATCTCGTTTTCAATGATGATATCCAA GGTACTGCATCCGTTGTTCTTGCTGGGCTTATTGCGGCTCAGAAAGTGCTTGGTAAAAGCCTAGCTGACCATACCTTCTTGTTCTTGGGTGCCGGAGAG GCTGGAACCGGAATCGCTGAGCTAATTGCTCTTAAGATTTCCAAAGAG ACTGGAACACCAATCGACGAGACTAGGAAGAAGATTTGGCTTGTGGACTCCAAG GGACTGATTGTTAGCTCACGCATGGAATCTCTTCAGCATTTCAAGAAGCCATGGGCACATGACCACGAGCCTGTCAAGGAGCTCTTGGGAGCTGTTAAT GCAATCAAGCCAACCGTGCTCATTGGAACCTCTGGTGTGGGGAAGACTTTCACAAAGGAAGTAGTGGAGGCTATGGCCACCTTCAACgag ACACCCTTGATTCTTGCTCTCTCAAACCCAACTTCTCAAGCCGAATGCACGGCTGAACAAGCTTACACATGGACCGAG GGCCGTGCAATCTTTGCAAGTGGAAGCCCGTTTGCCCCTGTTGAGTATGAAGGCAAAACATTCTTCCCTGGCCAG GCAAACAACTGCTACATTTTCCCAGGTCTCGGTCTTGGTTTGATCATGTCCGGTGCCATTCGTGTCCGTGATGACATGCTTCTAGCAGCTT cgGAAGCTCTGGCCTCGCAAGTGACTGAGGAGAACTTTGCGGACGGGTTGATCTATCCGCCTTTTACAAACATCAGAAAGATCTCTGCTAACATTGCAGCCAGTGTGGGAGCCAAAACTTATGAACTTG GACTGGCATCGAACCTGCCTCGTCCTAAGGACCTGGTCAAGATGGCAGAGAGCTGCATGTACAGCCCTGTCTACAGAAACTTCCGTTAA
- the LOC108851778 gene encoding auxin-responsive protein IAA28, producing MEEEKRLELRLAPPCHQLTSNNINGPKQRNLAKETPFVSSNRVEAAPVVGWPPVRSSRRYLTAQLKEEIKKIESDEERELYVKINMEGVPIGRKVNLSAYNNYQQLSHAVDQLFSKKDSSDLNRQYTLVYEDTEGDKVLVGDVPWEMFVSTVKRLHVLKSSHVSMLSPRKHGKE from the exons atggaagaagagaagagactGGAACTTAGGCTGGCTCCTCCTTGTCACCAACTCACTTCCAACAACATCAATGGACCTAAACAAAGAAACCTCGCCAAAGAAACACCTTTTGTTTCCAGTAACAG GGTGGAGGCAGCTCCTGTGGTGGGATGGCCGCCGGTAAGATCTTCCCGGCGATACCTAACGGCACAGCTAAAGGAAGAGATAAAGAAGATTGAGAGTGATGAAGAAAGAGAGTTGTACGTTAAGATCAACATGGAAGGAGTTCCCATCGGAAGAAAAGTCAACCTCTCGGCTTATAACAACTACCAACAGCTTTCACATGCCGTTGACCAACTCTTCTCTAAGAAAGATTCGTCGGATCTAAACAGACAATACACTTTGGTCTACGAAGACACTGAAGGAGATAAAGTTCTGGTCGGAGATGTTCCTTGGGA GATGTTTGTATCAACTGTCAAGAGGCTGCATGTTTTAAAGAGCTCCCACGTTTCCATGCTCTCAC CTAGGAAACACGGCAAGGAATAG